One Falsiruegeria litorea R37 genomic window, GCTCCATGCGCCTGAGTCCCCCAACCCGCGATCGGATTTCAGCTTGAGCCGTACCATGCCGACACATCCCAGCGTCATCAGAAAGCCACCGAAAATTCCGAGCAGTTTGGGCAAAGACAACAAAGGGTAGGGGGCGGGCAGGTCAAAGAAGTAATGCATGATCGTTGCAACGCTCGTCGCGGCGAAACATAACAGAAAGCCATACATTATGGCGTGATGAGCGTGACGGCGGGCATGGGTAAACCGATCTTCGTCTTCGAAATTGCAGCCCTCTTCGTGACCTGCCGCCAGATCCTGCATCTTGGCGCTGCGTATGAAGGCGGCCTTTAGATCGCTGAATCGTATTGTGGTGCCGCCAACGTCGCACCAGTACTGGCGCAGGCTGATTGCGATGCTGGCCAGCGGAAATAGAAAAGCCGGGGCAAAGATCGCGACCATGGCATTGTGGGACAAGACAGCGTAAAAGCCTTCTCCCCCAGCTGAGCCAATGGCTTTGATCGCAACAAACAACAACGCCAGGCCTACGACCAAGGCAAGGGCAATTGCTCCTCCATGGGTGTGAAACCTGCGTGCTACGGGGCGCGGCCAGGCATAGTGTTCCCAGCTGTCACGCCGG contains:
- the tcuB gene encoding tricarballylate utilization 4Fe-4S protein TcuB → MQIDLIQEARRQAEICNACRYCEGYCSVFPSLHTERVFSDAAITQLANLCHNCRGCYYACQYTAPHEFDLNLPKILAEVRRDSWEHYAWPRPVARRFHTHGGAIALALVVGLALLFVAIKAIGSAGGEGFYAVLSHNAMVAIFAPAFLFPLASIAISLRQYWCDVGGTTIRFSDLKAAFIRSAKMQDLAAGHEEGCNFEDEDRFTHARRHAHHAIMYGFLLCFAATSVATIMHYFFDLPAPYPLLSLPKLLGIFGGFLMTLGCVGMVRLKLKSDRGLGDSGAWSGDIGFIVLLGFVGFSGLALYALGSTTLMPPLLAVHLGSVLTFFLLTPFSKMAHGFYRLAALVRDAQRKRNAR